aacttgaggcgcatccacactacaagcccgttcttgtgcaagaaaaagtatcATAAATCAtataagaacacagggctttttgtggcAGTTATCCCACTTTATATGAGGAATAGgcctttttgtacaagagctcAAGAGTTCATGAGCAAGAAGCCTTCGTATAGACCTAGCTCCGGTGTGTTACGCTGGGCACCCGCTCCTTAGTGTGGTGAGGCCAACACACCAGCTGTTGTTCCTGTGCAGGTTCCTGCAGCACATTTAGCTACACACCGTGGTTTAGAGAAAGGCAATGGAACCTCTCTTACTCCAGAGAGATGGGCTGAAGTTACATGAACAGTGAGCGCACAGGGCAAAGCAGATCACCCAAGAAATAAACACAAACACCATCTAAGCCTCAGAAACTAGGCAGGCTGGGAACGAAGCAGCATCTCATCCTTGTTCACAGCAGGTACAGTCCCACACAGGCAGGCTGGGCGAGGGGCAGCTGAGAGTTTGCCTGAGACCTCAGGGACCCAGCATGAGGAACCATCCCAGGCATCTCTGACAGGAACAGAAGGGGATAGACAAGGGAGGGGGAGCGTGAGAACAGTGCCTCAGGGGTTGTGTAGCTTGCTGCCCTGGTTAcaggtgtggccaaaacacagggcTCACtgggagcaggatttgaacctatgAAGGGAAACCCCAaactcctcggctgtgtctagactgcatcccttttccataaaagggatgcaaattagacacatcgcaattacaaatgaagcagggatttaaatccccctgcttcgtttgcataaaaatggttgccacttttttccggctaggagctttgccagaaaaaagcaccagtctagacgcggatctttcggaaaataaagccttttctgaaagatcccttattcctcttaaaataaggaataagggatctttcggaaaaggctttattttctgaaagatctgcgtctagactggcgcttttctccagcaaagctccgagccggaaaaaagcggcagccatttttatgcaaacgaagcagaggggatttaaatccccgcttcatttgcaattgcgatgtgtctaatttgcatcccttttacggaaaagggatgcagtctagacacagccctcatgtgcTAGGaaccaggtttgctgtgtgaattctgtggcaaGTGACGTCAGGCCTGggaactgggattatttaccagtttccctggccctgggggcaCTGCTGAGCTTATACCTGtcatggctgagtggttaaggtgttggaatTGAAATTCAATAGGGTTTCCCTTGCACAGATGCAAACCCTGCTCACCgcaaggcctgtgttttggccacacttTCTCCACTACATGCCCTGTGTTCCACCTGGGTCCATGCAAACATTTCCACaaactaccagttgctaatggacacTCACAGCTAATTATATAATTACAtttgagccattttgctagtgcagcAGATGGGGAGATCAGTTTAATTGACATTATAAAACAGAGTAAGTATTGTCACTTTCTCGTGCTACTTTGTCAAACTTCTTTTTAAACATTAtgaccaacacaaaaggtttcaatgttttctttatttaaagcaGTAGTGGACAACCATTTTTGGGTCAtggtcattgacccacagaagcagaggagtagctgtgttagctTGGATCTGtcaaagtgacgaggagtcctgtggcaccttataaactaaaagatttattggagcataagctttcgtgggcaaagacccacttcgtcagatgcaagtcaAGCTAACACTGCTACTCCTCTgcttctgtgggtcagcaaccacagtactgctgacccacagaaacaccagttggggaccacagaactgagaagcaaaaaaaaaaaaaaaacctcacaaccAACCCTCCAAACCTTCCCAATGCTCACTGATGTAGGGcacagtgtgtgagacagggctgccaggaaAGAGGACAAGGATGGGGAGCAGGATttgagagggagctggggtgtaGAAGCAGGCTGGAAgcagtgtctggccaggtggagggaggaggaacaaGAGAAGAGGCAGAGTGTGATCAGGAGAGAAGGTGCAAGAACAAGGGGattgtcagagcaagctgggggtgaagggagggaagtgagggggtTGGGTGGGACAGGTCTGGGAATGAGGGAGAATGTTACCTGGCTTCGTAACCCCTTGCAGCAACATCTCCagccacaccctgccccagagggacgtcctgctgctgcagccatgcagctgcaggTCAGCCCTGGAGACCAGAAGTGtcactgctgcagccacatgggACTGCAGGCACCACTGCTACAACCATGCAGCcaagggctggccccagaggcacTACTGCCATGGCCTCATGGCTCCAGAAGCATGAGAGTCTAAGGCTGTGACCATGACCTAGCTTTGGAGGCCAGAGGTGCAGTGGTGCCTTGAATTTTGGAGGCCAGCCCTAGTCCATATGACTGAGGTGCCATTGAGGACCCTCAGtcccagcgctgcctcctctccagtgtctgCATGGCAGAAAGAGGGGCGGGCTGAGCTCTTTCCCCTGCAATACATGCCCATAAAGACGTGGGACCTGGTACTATCTCATGGGCAGGATCAAAGCCTTAGGTGGGCCTGATTCtgaatcagaatcaggcccacctAAGGCTTTGATCCTGCTTGCTAAAAGGTTTTCCCCACTTCTGGTATttggtttctcccctgtgtgggttctccaatGCCTAACAAGCTGCGTCCTCCAaatgaagctttccccacagtcagagcagctgaagggtttctctcctttgTGGCTTCTACAATGTGTATCAAGCTTTGAGCTacaactgaagcttttcccacagtcagagcagctgaagggtttatctcctgtgtgggttctcctgtgTTTAACAAGTTGTGACCTCTGAGTGAAGCATTtctcacagtcagagcagttgaaaggtttataccctgtgtggattctcctatggaGAAGAAGGTATGATCTGtgactgaagcatttcccacaatcagagcagctgaagggtttctctcctgtgtgtgcTCCCATATGGTTAAGAAGATTTgagctccgactgaagcttttcccacagtcagagcacctAAAGGGTCTCTCTTCTTTGTGGCTTTTCTGGTGGCTATTAAGGACTGTGCtactactgaagcttttcccacagtcagagcagtaaaAGGGTTTCTCCCCCGTATGAGTTCTCCTATGGATAAGAAGATTAGCattccgactgaagcttttcccacagtcagagcagctgaatggTTTCTCCCCTTTGTGGCTTCTTAAATGTGTTTTAAGGTTTGAACTAtacctgaagcttttcccacagtcagagcagctgaagggtttctctcctgtgtgcctTCTTAAATGTGTTTTAAGGTTTGAACTATacctgaagctttccccacagtcagagcaactaAAGGGTTTCTCCCCTTTGTGGATTTTCCTATGTGTAttcagctttgagctacaaatgaagcttttcccacagtcagggcagctgaagggtttctcccctgtgagGGTTCTGTCTTGTGTAAGAAGAGCTGCACAGTCACTGCAagtgcagggtgactgttgatgggggattttctgtttaacagtttctgtgtttgtttttctctctctgcttctgtgactggatttactctgcccctctcctggatggtttccctgctgcattTGTGGGCTACGTGGATTCTCACAGGCCTCTTCTTCCTCAGTACTTTGAGAAACATGCCCTTGAGATCTTCCCAATAACATCTTGCATAGAGCCATTTGCTCCggtccttcctgctgaagattCTTCTCATGGTTCTCactcagcatcccatcacctgctgtgacagagaatccagacaggagtcattccctgtgctgagctgaaaggaaACACTAAAAGAGAAATAGAAAAGGGGAAACACGCCTAAAAAATGGCTGGAAAGATTTAATAATCTGAGCTGAGTTCACCCTCCTTCTCCATAGCTCTTTTGCCCACCCACCACCTTCAAAttggagttgaagacaggctgaaggtTCAGTGAGACTAGATGATAATGCACAAGTGAAACCTGCCAGAAGAACACAGCAATTGGTTTGTGAATCAGTTA
This genomic window from Pelodiscus sinensis isolate JC-2024 chromosome 31, ASM4963464v1, whole genome shotgun sequence contains:
- the LOC102453030 gene encoding uncharacterized protein LOC102453030 isoform X1, which encodes MAVAVLMSFEEVAVYFSEEEWALLDPGQRTLYWDVMQENYEAVSWLGFPVSKAHVLSWVKQGEELRIPDLQGCEEEEVCDIHTAGDGMLSENHEKNLQQEGPEQMALCKMLLGRSQGHVSQSTEEEEACENPRSPQMQQGNHPGEGQSKSSHRSRERKTNTETVKQKIPHQQSPCTCSDCAALLTQDRTLTGEKPFSCPDCGKSFICSSKLNTHRKIHKGEKPFSCSDCGESFRYSSNLKTHLRRHTGEKPFSCSDCGKSFRYSSNLKTHLRSHKGEKPFSCSDCGKSFSRNANLLIHRRTHTGEKPFYCSDCGKSFSSSTVLNSHQKSHKEERPFRCSDCGKSFSRSSNLLNHMGAHTGEKPFSCSDCGKCFSHRSYLLLHRRIHTGYKPFNCSDCEKCFTQRSQLVKHRRTHTGDKPFSCSDCGKSFSCSSKLDTHCRSHKGEKPFSCSDCGESFIWRTQLVRHWRTHTGEKPNTRSGENLLASRIKALGGPDSDSESGPPKALILPMR
- the LOC102453030 gene encoding uncharacterized protein LOC102453030 isoform X2, with the protein product MAVAVLMSFEEVAVYFSEEEWALLDPGQRTLYWDVMQENYEAVSWLGFPVSKAHVLSWVKQGEELRIPDLQGCEEEEVCDIHTGDGMLSENHEKNLQQEGPEQMALCKMLLGRSQGHVSQSTEEEEACENPRSPQMQQGNHPGEGQSKSSHRSRERKTNTETVKQKIPHQQSPCTCSDCAALLTQDRTLTGEKPFSCPDCGKSFICSSKLNTHRKIHKGEKPFSCSDCGESFRYSSNLKTHLRRHTGEKPFSCSDCGKSFRYSSNLKTHLRSHKGEKPFSCSDCGKSFSRNANLLIHRRTHTGEKPFYCSDCGKSFSSSTVLNSHQKSHKEERPFRCSDCGKSFSRSSNLLNHMGAHTGEKPFSCSDCGKCFSHRSYLLLHRRIHTGYKPFNCSDCEKCFTQRSQLVKHRRTHTGDKPFSCSDCGKSFSCSSKLDTHCRSHKGEKPFSCSDCGESFIWRTQLVRHWRTHTGEKPNTRSGENLLASRIKALGGPDSDSESGPPKALILPMR
- the LOC102453030 gene encoding uncharacterized protein LOC102453030 isoform X3 — protein: MLSENHEKNLQQEGPEQMALCKMLLGRSQGHVSQSTEEEEACENPRSPQMQQGNHPGEGQSKSSHRSRERKTNTETVKQKIPHQQSPCTCSDCAALLTQDRTLTGEKPFSCPDCGKSFICSSKLNTHRKIHKGEKPFSCSDCGESFRYSSNLKTHLRRHTGEKPFSCSDCGKSFRYSSNLKTHLRSHKGEKPFSCSDCGKSFSRNANLLIHRRTHTGEKPFYCSDCGKSFSSSTVLNSHQKSHKEERPFRCSDCGKSFSRSSNLLNHMGAHTGEKPFSCSDCGKCFSHRSYLLLHRRIHTGYKPFNCSDCEKCFTQRSQLVKHRRTHTGDKPFSCSDCGKSFSCSSKLDTHCRSHKGEKPFSCSDCGESFIWRTQLVRHWRTHTGEKPNTRSGENLLASRIKALGGPDSDSESGPPKALILPMR